Proteins encoded in a region of the Streptomyces sp. NBC_01298 genome:
- a CDS encoding YciI family protein codes for MPRFLSLIRIDEQSLTPDTPFPADFNDRMGALMEEITKAGVMLDTAGLLPTSEGTRITWSGGKLSYTDGPFTETKEVVGGYALMQCKDKDEALEWTKRFLEIHPENWTVGAELRQLDGS; via the coding sequence ATGCCGCGCTTCCTTTCGCTCATCCGCATCGACGAGCAGAGCCTCACCCCCGACACCCCCTTCCCGGCCGACTTCAACGACCGCATGGGCGCCCTGATGGAGGAGATCACCAAGGCCGGGGTCATGCTCGACACCGCCGGTCTGCTCCCCACCTCCGAAGGGACCCGCATCACCTGGTCCGGCGGGAAGCTCAGCTACACCGACGGGCCCTTCACCGAGACCAAGGAGGTCGTCGGCGGGTACGCCCTCATGCAGTGCAAGGACAAGGACGAGGCGCTGGAGTGGACCAAGCGCTTCCTGGAGATCCACCCGGAGAACTGGACGGTCGGCGCAGAGCTCCGCCAGCTCGACGGAAGCTGA